In Chryseobacterium shigense, the following proteins share a genomic window:
- the metQ gene encoding methionine ABC transporter substrate-binding lipoprotein MetQ has protein sequence MKKIKILSFLTAGFLVFNACSGKKNDPNHIVVGITYGPEMEIAEAARKVAKEKYNLDVELIPFNDYVVPNEALNNGDIEANAFQHVPYLNEQSKQRGYKLAVVGNTFVYPIVAYSKKIRNISQLQNGSTVVIPNDPTNEGRSLLLLQKNGLLKLREGTGLLPKVTDITENPKQLKILEIEAPQLPRVLDDKEVTIAVINNNFASQAGLDADKQGVFKEDKDSPYVNVIVATHDNKNSAKVKNFVKAYQSEEVVKKAEEIFKGGAVKGWENHQ, from the coding sequence ATGAAAAAAATAAAAATTCTAAGCTTTTTAACAGCAGGATTCCTGGTATTCAATGCTTGTTCCGGGAAGAAAAATGACCCGAATCATATTGTGGTAGGCATTACCTACGGTCCGGAAATGGAAATTGCCGAAGCCGCCAGGAAAGTGGCCAAAGAAAAATACAATCTTGATGTAGAACTTATTCCCTTCAATGATTATGTAGTTCCGAATGAGGCTTTAAACAACGGAGATATTGAAGCCAATGCATTCCAGCACGTTCCTTATCTGAACGAACAGTCGAAGCAGAGAGGATACAAACTGGCTGTAGTGGGAAATACGTTTGTCTACCCTATTGTTGCCTATTCAAAAAAAATAAGAAATATCAGCCAGCTCCAGAATGGAAGCACGGTTGTTATTCCGAATGATCCCACCAACGAAGGACGGTCATTGCTTCTGCTTCAGAAAAACGGACTTTTAAAATTAAGAGAAGGAACCGGCTTATTACCGAAGGTCACAGATATTACCGAAAATCCGAAACAGCTGAAAATCCTTGAAATTGAAGCACCGCAGCTTCCGAGAGTACTTGATGATAAGGAAGTAACTATTGCAGTAATCAATAATAATTTTGCATCACAGGCCGGATTGGATGCGGATAAGCAGGGAGTTTTTAAAGAAGATAAAGATTCACCATATGTCAATGTCATTGTTGCGACCCATGACAATAAAAATTCCGCTAAAGTTAAGAATTTCGTAAAAGCTTATCAATCTGAGGAAGTGGTGAAGAAAGCTGAAGAGATTTTCAAAGGTGGCGCCGTGAAGGGATGGGAAAATCACCAGTAA